The sequence below is a genomic window from Myxococcus xanthus.
TCTGGCAGGACGCCTGCGCGATGAAACGCGGCACTTCCTGCGTGCCGTGCATCTCCCCCAGCAGCAGCACCCCACCCGGCTTCACCTGCTTGCCCAGGCCCAGAATCGGCAGGCCGCATTCGAAGTCCATGGCCGCCGCGCTTCCCTCCGCGTCAGGCGCCATCGCCACCTTCACCGGCTTGGGCGCGTTCTCCTCCTTCATCAGCTTGGGAGAGATGGTGCGGAACACCCGCCACTCCATGACCAGGTCCCGCGACCCCTGCCCGGACTCCGCGAAGAAGGAGTTCTCCCCCACCGGCGCATCCAGCCGATCCTCCCAATCCTCCACGGAGAGGCCCGGGGCCGCGGAGCCACCTCCCCCCTGGTCACCGATGACGCGCGCCACTCCCCAGTCCAGCTCACGGCCCGCCGGGGCCAGCGCCTTGTTGCGGCTCTTGGTGATGCGGATGATCCACAGCTTGCTCTGGGTGGGGGATTCGCGCTTGCCCATCACCATGTAGCGGTGGAAGAAGCCGGACACCTTCGAGCCACCGAACTCCTGGCGCCACTCCGTCTCCAGCACCATGCTGCCCCGGTCTTCGCGGAAGGGCAGGTTGGCCTCCGTGAAGTACTGGCGCACCTCCGGCCACATCTCCTCCACCGGCCGCTCGTAGATGGCCTCCCCATCCGGGATGAAGAGGTCGCTATAGGTGCCAGCCTGATGGGCACAGCCCGTCATCAGGCCCGCCAACACAACCGCCGCGTAGACCACCGAGCGCATTCGTCCCGTCTCCTCGTAGAGCCCCAGCGGAGCGTAAACGAGGACCAGGCCCCGGCATATCGACCCGGCAGGGCGGCTCAGGCGGGGGCTTCGGAGCCTTCCTCGGCGATGGCGCGTGCCCGCTCCCAGGGGCGTGTCCGGACGGCGTCGCGAATCCACATCACGTGGCGCCGCTCGTCCTCCCGGTGCTTTTCGATCAGCTCACGGACCTCGGGGCGCCAGTCGAAGCGCAGGGCGACGTCGTAGGCGCGGTTGGAGAACTCCTCGTTGCCAAGCATGGCCACCAGCGCGGCCTCGGTGCCCATCATGCTGGACATCGCCGTCAGGCCCACCATCGCCGTTCCCTTGAGGTCCAGGCGCAACTCCAGCGGCGTCCCGCCCGCCTCGTGGATGAGGGCGTTCAGGTCCTGTACGTGCCGGACGTGGTCGATTCGGAATCCGTTGAGCCGCTCGCGGACCAACTGTTCCGGAATCCGGGCCAGGGCCGCGTCGTAGGCACCCACGGCATCCGCGTCGAGCTGGGCCAGGCTGCGCAGCCGGGCCACTTCCGATTTGTCGGCCATGTCGAACTCCTGCGCTGAAGGGGCTCGGGCAATGTGAGAAGGCTGTTCCCGCAAACCAACCCACCTCCTGGACGCGCTGACTGCCCGCCCCTGGGGCAGGCGGACAGCCAGGGCCCAGGTCCTCAGGCGTGCACGGCGTCAGAGGGCGCGCGCGGCTGGGTGGCGTGCTTCCTCCGCGCGACCCGGCGGTGCTTGAGGACAATCACGGCCCCCAGCACCGCGCTCAACAGCATCAGCGCGTTCGTCACCACGAAGACCCAGTTGCCGACCTTCCAACTGTAGAGCGTGAACCCCACGGAGGCCGTCATCTGCCCCACGAAGAGCCACTTGGACACACCCTCGCTCGAGCCTGACTTCCACTGCTTGTGGACCTGGACAGCGATGGTCAACAGCAGGACGAATGAACTGAACCACCCCAGGGCTTCGGCCCCCATGCACCCTCCTGGCCACAGACGATGTGCATGCGCCCTGCCGTGTGCAGCACGCCCGTCACCCCACCGGACCGCCCACCGCGCTCAGCCTGTCCGCGCCGCCGCCTCGCGGTGTCGCGCAATCCATGCCCGCGCCTCTTCGGCCGAATCCACGTAGGCCGTGTCGAGCCGCATCCCGCCGCTCAGCATCGCGCCCACCATGAGGCTCTTGGTGGTGGCCTTCTGCTCCATCGCCGCGCCGATGTAGACGACGCCCAGGAACCAGCCCGCCTGCGCGTGGTCCACCAGATAGCGGCGCGACTCCGGACTGAGGTGCGAGTCCGTGATGTCCGCGGCCAGGTAGAAGCGCTGCGCGTCCGCCATCTCCCGGTACACGCCACACGACCAGACCGACGTCTCCAGGGTGATGGCGCCCCGGAAGCGCGCCCAGAGGATGTCCGGCGCTTCGAACCACGCTTGCTGCTCGCCGTGACGCCACTCCCGGTTCAGGCTCATGGGCCTCCCACGCTGGAACAGGCGCCAGGATAGCCCCGGCCCCAGCGTGGACCCAACAGCCTCCCGGTGCGGACCGTCAGAAGCCGAGCGGCAACACGAAGGCCGTGCCGTTCTGCGTCCCCGTCCGGTAGCTGCGCGGCGCGCCGATGACGAGCATGGGCGGCGAGCTGCCGCTGCCCGGCATCATCGACATCGCCTGCCCCAGCGCCGAGCGCTCCGAGCCATCTCCCACCACCATGAGGAACGGTGAAAGCGCGCCCTGCTGGCCAACCCCGCCAGCATAGAGAAACACCGCGCCACCGCCGTCGGACGCCTCGGAGGCGCCCGGCGCGCTCACCAGCAGGTCGGGGATGTTGTCGCCCGTGAGGTCCGTGCCGCCCACCAACCGCGCGCCGAAGTTCACAGCGCGGTGACGGTGGACCAGGACAATGGGGTTGAGGCCGTCGCCCAGCGCGCCCACCACCAGCGGCGAGCCCGCGGACTGGAGCGCCTGCATCCGGTTCACCAGCACCGTCTTGTCGAAGAGCAGCACCACCGGCTGCGTCACGCCGTTGAAGGGCACACTGGTGGCGCTGATGGCCACGAAGTCACGCGTGTCGCCCAGGAACCGGCCCGCGCGCGTCATGCTCAGGCCCAGGCCCATGTTGGTGAGCTGCACCTCGCTGTCACCGGCGATGCGCCACAGCGTGGCCGTACTGCGCCCGCCGCAGCGCGCGCCGCCCGCGTCGAAGCCCAGCAGGATGGCCACGCCTGACCGCGACCCTTCCGCGTAGCGCCAGGCCAGCTCGTCACAGCCATCACCGTTGAGGTCGCCCAACGACACCGGCGCGAACGTTTGAATGTCCATGGACGGCATCGTGTAGATGGGCTCACACATCATGCTCAGCTTCGCCAGCGACGCGTCCTCGGGCGCGCGGCCCAGGAACACCTCCATGCCGTCGTTGCGCAGCAGGCCCACGTCCTGGCGGCCATCGCCGTTCAAATCAAACCCGCCCACCACGCCGCGCCCGATGCCGGTACGCCGGCAGAGGGCCTCCGGCTCCAACGTGCAGTCCGCGATGACGTTCGGCGCGAACAGCCGGTACGCCGGCTTGAAGCTGCCGTCCGGCTGTCCCAGTGACACCAGGGCACCGCCCACCGACTGGGTGCCACTGGTGACACACGCGGCGGGCACCGACGTGTACGTGTTGTTGAGCTCGTTGTTGGAGCTCGTGGTGCCCGTGCCCGGCACGTAGAAGTTGGACGCGCCCACCACCAGGTCTGGACGCCCGTCGCCGTTGAAGTCGGAGAAGGCCACGTCCACGCCCACGTTGCGGCCCGCCTGGTGCGGCGAGGGCAGGCCCTCCTCCACCACGGTGGCCTGCGCGGGCGCCGACACGTCGTGCACGTAGGCACGGCCAATGGTCAGGGCGTTGCCGTCATTGCTGGTGCCGGGGCCGGACCAGCCCGGCGCGCCCGTGAGCACCAGCGGACGGCCCTGCGGGCCCTGAGCAATCGCTACCGCCTCGCCGAAGCGCTCCACGCTCGGCTTCGCAGGCACCCGGACGCTGGTGCGCGTCCACTCCGTCACCGACGCGCCTTGACGGTGGTACAGCTCCACGCTGCCGGTGAAGGCCCCCTGAGCCGAAGAGGACCGGCCCGCGAAGGCCACCAGCGACGGGTTCGCCGCGGGGCCCCAGGTCGCCAGCCCCGAGCCCAGCGTGTCCGACACCGCCGTCCCGTTGATGACCGTCAGCGGCCGGTTGAGGATGCTGCCCTGCGTGAGCGTGGCCAGGGGATAGACGAGAATCTTGCCGCTCCAGCGCAGCGTGCCGCTCCCCACACCCGATGGCGCGGACGCGTACGGCGCGCCCAGGAGCAGCTCCAGGCCCGGCTCGCCGTCGACGTCCATCACCGCCCAGCTCCGGCCCGCGTTGATGCCGCTGGCCTCGCCGTAGATGCGGGCGAAGGCCGCCTCGCGCGTCACCTGGGGCGGCCGGTTGGCGGGCTCGCCGGTGGCGGAGTAGCCCGTCAAATCGAACAGCAGCGCACCACCCGAATCACTGCCGGACTGCAGGCCCCCGCTCGAGCGCAGGTCCGGCGAGTCCGCCCGGTCCGCCACCGCCAGCAGCAGCGGAGGCCGCGTGCCCTCGGCGGGGATGACGCCCAGCCGCCACGTGCCCTCGTTGCTGTCCGCCGTGTTGGCCGGCAGCACGTACACGTCCGGCGATGCCCGGAAGCGCGCGCCTTGCGCGCGTGCCAGGAAGACGGAGATGGCCATCTGCGCGCCCGACACCGCTCCGGACGCGTTGTACCGGGACACCCGGCTCAGCGCCGCCAGGTCCACCAGGCCGTCCCCGTTGAGGTCGCCCGTCACCAGCGCGCGGCCCAGCTCGGTGCTGCTGCGCGACACCAGGGCGCCGTCCTGCGTCAAATCCCAGCCGCCCAGCCGCACCGTGGGGAGGTCCGGCACCGGCGAGCTCCGCGTCGACGCGTAGATGTCCACCGTGCCGCGGTTGCGGATGGCGTTGGTGGGGGCCAGGTCGCCCAGCGGCGAGCCCACCACCACGTCCAGGTCGCCGTCGCCCTCGAAGTCCGCGATGGCCATGCCCGAGCCGAACGCCGCGTTGCGGAGCAGGCCGGTGAGCTGCTGGCGCAGCGGCGCCGGCGCCCCGCTTCGGAAGGTGTAGAGGTACACCGCGCCGGCGTTGGTGACGGCCACGTCCGCGCCCGGCGAGGACACCAGCAGCTCCGCGCGCCCGTCCCCATCCAGGTCGCCCGCGGCCAGCGCGTCACCGAACTGCGCCGTCTCCGTGGTGCCGGTGAGCACCCACGTGGGCTCCGTCGGCAGGCCGCCGCTCCCCCCCTTGAAGATGAACACGGCGCCGCCCGACGGCTCGTTCAGGTCGCTCTCGCGCTGCCCCACCGCCAGGTCCAGGTGGCCGTCACCGTCGAAGTCCGCCGTCACCAGGGTGGCCGCGTCGGACAGACGGCCGTGCGGCAGTCCCGGCCGCGTCAGCTCGTCCAGCACGCGCACCGACACCCGCGCCGTGTCCCCGGTGAAGGGGTCCGCCGCATTGAGCACCGCCACGCCGGTAGCGCCGGGCTCGATGGTCAGCCGGCCGCCCGCCAGCGTCCCGGGGCCGGACTCCTTCGTCCAGTTCACCCGGTCACTGCCACCGCGCGTGGCCAGCGGCACGGACGAACCCGAGGGAACGGCGAGGAAGGCCGGCGCTCCGGTCAACCGGGCATGAGTGCGGACCTCGTACTGGAGCACCGCCTCGTCGCCCGACTGCGTGTCGCGCACGGTGATGACGTCCAAGCCCTCACGCGTGCCGGCCGTATAGAGGCCGCCAGGCGACAGCGTGGCGCCGGAGCCGTCGGCCGACAGCAGGTACATGGCCGAACCCAGCACGCCGTCCGTCACCACCTGGAAGGAGGTGCCCGGCCGCAGCTCCGCGCGCACGGGCGCGACGTTGAACGTCGCCGCCACGTTGACCTGCGTGGTGGCGCTCACGCCCGGGCAGCGCGCGTCCTCCACCACCAACGTGTCCGTGCCCGGCGTGCGCCCCGCCAGGAAGCGGCTGCCCACCAGCTCACCCGAGGAGCCTCCCGGCTCCAGCAGGTAGGTGTAATGACCGCTGCCGCCGGTGGCCACCAGGGCCACGGGGCTCGACACACGCACGCGC
It includes:
- a CDS encoding ferritin-like domain-containing protein, with translation MADKSEVARLRSLAQLDADAVGAYDAALARIPEQLVRERLNGFRIDHVRHVQDLNALIHEAGGTPLELRLDLKGTAMVGLTAMSSMMGTEAALVAMLGNEEFSNRAYDVALRFDWRPEVRELIEKHREDERRHVMWIRDAVRTRPWERARAIAEEGSEAPA
- a CDS encoding membrane protein, translated to MGAEALGWFSSFVLLLTIAVQVHKQWKSGSSEGVSKWLFVGQMTASVGFTLYSWKVGNWVFVVTNALMLLSAVLGAVIVLKHRRVARRKHATQPRAPSDAVHA
- a CDS encoding FG-GAP-like repeat-containing protein encodes the protein MSRLTRAAPFLALLAAACSDEPAPARVAQPHQTDQCTGLAALTLTAQPARVRVSSPVALVATGGSGHYTYLLEPGGSSGELVGSRFLAGRTPGTDTLVVEDARCPGVSATTQVNVAATFNVAPVRAELRPGTSFQVVTDGVLGSAMYLLSADGSGATLSPGGLYTAGTREGLDVITVRDTQSGDEAVLQYEVRTHARLTGAPAFLAVPSGSSVPLATRGGSDRVNWTKESGPGTLAGGRLTIEPGATGVAVLNAADPFTGDTARVSVRVLDELTRPGLPHGRLSDAATLVTADFDGDGHLDLAVGQRESDLNEPSGGAVFIFKGGSGGLPTEPTWVLTGTTETAQFGDALAAGDLDGDGRAELLVSSPGADVAVTNAGAVYLYTFRSGAPAPLRQQLTGLLRNAAFGSGMAIADFEGDGDLDVVVGSPLGDLAPTNAIRNRGTVDIYASTRSSPVPDLPTVRLGGWDLTQDGALVSRSSTELGRALVTGDLNGDGLVDLAALSRVSRYNASGAVSGAQMAISVFLARAQGARFRASPDVYVLPANTADSNEGTWRLGVIPAEGTRPPLLLAVADRADSPDLRSSGGLQSGSDSGGALLFDLTGYSATGEPANRPPQVTREAAFARIYGEASGINAGRSWAVMDVDGEPGLELLLGAPYASAPSGVGSGTLRWSGKILVYPLATLTQGSILNRPLTVINGTAVSDTLGSGLATWGPAANPSLVAFAGRSSSAQGAFTGSVELYHRQGASVTEWTRTSVRVPAKPSVERFGEAVAIAQGPQGRPLVLTGAPGWSGPGTSNDGNALTIGRAYVHDVSAPAQATVVEEGLPSPHQAGRNVGVDVAFSDFNGDGRPDLVVGASNFYVPGTGTTSSNNELNNTYTSVPAACVTSGTQSVGGALVSLGQPDGSFKPAYRLFAPNVIADCTLEPEALCRRTGIGRGVVGGFDLNGDGRQDVGLLRNDGMEVFLGRAPEDASLAKLSMMCEPIYTMPSMDIQTFAPVSLGDLNGDGCDELAWRYAEGSRSGVAILLGFDAGGARCGGRSTATLWRIAGDSEVQLTNMGLGLSMTRAGRFLGDTRDFVAISATSVPFNGVTQPVVLLFDKTVLVNRMQALQSAGSPLVVGALGDGLNPIVLVHRHRAVNFGARLVGGTDLTGDNIPDLLVSAPGASEASDGGGAVFLYAGGVGQQGALSPFLMVVGDGSERSALGQAMSMMPGSGSSPPMLVIGAPRSYRTGTQNGTAFVLPLGF